Proteins from a single region of Verrucosispora sp. NA02020:
- a CDS encoding ROK family transcriptional regulator has product MELARATNRSVRVRNRSALLSRIFLDGPLTRQDLVRSTGLSQPAVSNVVGDLIDEGLVMEAGAAESDGGRPSMMLRIAPRHAVVVGVDVGETRVRVELFDLAMILLASAEYPLEDGGTEPATVAGHVLTGIDRVLAEADARHDEVLGVGIGVSGVVEQGDRAVVDAQTLGWDHVPLERLIAEGTDLPLYIDNGAKTLGQAEMWFGAGRGARHAVFALVGSGVGASVVTNGVTYRGASSSAGEWGHTTLVYGGRPCRCGARGCLEAYVGAEAIIDRYREARRGRAVPGADEESQIAALVAAAETSSTARRVLDETADYLGAGVANLINLFNPERVVLGGWAVMALAELLPAVRAAAGRQALRLPYAQVSIELGELGVDAVALGAATLPIARLLATGGVRR; this is encoded by the coding sequence GTGGAGCTGGCGCGGGCGACGAACCGCAGCGTCCGGGTGCGCAACCGGTCGGCCCTGCTGTCCCGGATCTTCCTCGACGGCCCGCTGACCCGGCAGGATCTCGTCCGCAGCACCGGCCTGAGCCAGCCGGCGGTGAGCAACGTCGTCGGCGACCTGATCGACGAGGGCCTGGTGATGGAGGCCGGTGCCGCCGAGTCCGACGGTGGCCGACCGAGCATGATGCTGCGGATCGCGCCCCGGCACGCCGTGGTCGTCGGGGTGGACGTCGGCGAGACCCGGGTCCGGGTCGAGCTGTTCGACCTGGCGATGATCCTGCTGGCCAGCGCCGAGTACCCGTTGGAGGACGGCGGCACCGAGCCGGCCACGGTGGCCGGGCACGTGCTGACCGGCATCGACCGGGTGCTCGCCGAGGCCGACGCACGCCACGACGAGGTCCTCGGCGTCGGCATCGGCGTCTCCGGGGTGGTCGAGCAGGGCGACCGGGCCGTGGTGGACGCGCAGACCCTCGGCTGGGACCACGTGCCGCTGGAACGCCTGATCGCCGAGGGCACCGACCTGCCGCTGTACATCGACAACGGCGCCAAGACCCTCGGCCAGGCCGAGATGTGGTTCGGTGCCGGCCGGGGCGCCCGGCACGCGGTGTTCGCCCTGGTCGGCTCCGGTGTCGGCGCGTCCGTGGTGACCAACGGCGTCACCTACCGGGGCGCGTCCAGCAGCGCCGGCGAGTGGGGGCACACCACCCTCGTGTACGGCGGACGCCCCTGCCGCTGCGGCGCCCGGGGCTGCCTTGAGGCGTACGTCGGGGCCGAGGCGATCATCGACCGCTATCGCGAGGCCCGGCGCGGTCGGGCGGTGCCCGGAGCCGACGAGGAGTCGCAGATCGCCGCGCTGGTGGCGGCGGCCGAGACGTCGTCGACCGCCCGCCGGGTGCTCGACGAGACGGCCGACTACCTGGGCGCCGGGGTCGCCAACCTGATCAACCTGTTCAACCCCGAGCGGGTGGTGCTGGGCGGCTGGGCCGTCATGGCGTTGGCCGAGCTGCTGCCCGCCGTCCGGGCCGCCGCCGGTCGCCAGGCGCTGCGCCTGCCGTACGCCCAGGTCTCGATCGAGCTGGGCGAACTCGGCGTGGACGCGGTGGCGCTCGGTGCGGCCACCCTGCCGATCGCCCGGCTGCTCGCCACCGGCGGCGTCCGTCGCTGA
- a CDS encoding discoidin domain-containing protein — MTARAPHAPPPHLRRRPTTRHLLAGLAVTLVAALVPTVGAAPAQAAPTLLSQGRPATASSTEGGAYPASAAVDGNSGTRWSSAFGDPQWLRVDLGVRATLTQVTLAWEAAHARAFQIQVSDDGAAWTTVYSTGTATGGTQTVAVGGAGRYVRMYGTQRATGYGYSLWEFQVWGETGGGTGDPVEPTDPRNPNLGPNTFVFDPSTPTATIQSRLNTLFTQQETNQFGPQRYAVLFKPGTYTADVNLGFFTQVAGLGMSPDDVNLNGHVRVEANWFNGNATQNFWRAAENLSVTLPAGVQVERWAVSQAAPYRRMHLRGAQNQIQLWNGHDGWSSGGLMADTRIDGLVVSGSQQQWYSRNSEFGNGWTGSVWNMVFQGVAGAPAPSFPNPSHTVVPTTPVVREKPFLYVDGTGEYRVFVPALRTNSTGTTWYNKTPAGSSISLADFFVVRPGTSAATINAALTQGKNLLFTPGVHRVTAPIQVNRANTVILGLGLATIQTDNGTVGMRVADVDGVKVAGIMFEAGTTTSPVLMEVGPSGSSADHAANPTSLHDVFFRIGGPGVGRATTSLVVNSDDVIGDHMWLWRADHGDGVGWTVNTADTGLVVNGDDVTMYGLFVEHYQKYQTIWNGDRGRTYFYQNELPYDPPNQAAWMNGSTRGYAAYKVADSVTGHQAWGLGSYAYFNVDPSVVAERSFEVPNNPNVRFTNMVTVSLGGVGTINRMINNAGNTVNSANQVAYLTTYP, encoded by the coding sequence ATGACCGCACGCGCACCCCACGCACCGCCACCGCACCTCCGCCGACGACCCACCACCCGGCACCTGCTCGCCGGGCTGGCGGTGACCCTGGTCGCCGCCCTCGTCCCGACCGTCGGCGCGGCACCCGCCCAGGCCGCGCCCACCCTGCTGTCCCAGGGCCGCCCGGCCACCGCGTCCTCCACCGAGGGTGGCGCCTACCCCGCCTCGGCCGCCGTCGACGGCAACTCCGGCACCCGCTGGTCCAGCGCGTTCGGCGACCCGCAGTGGCTCCGCGTCGACCTGGGCGTCCGGGCCACCCTCACCCAGGTCACGTTGGCTTGGGAGGCCGCGCACGCCCGTGCCTTCCAGATCCAGGTCTCCGACGACGGCGCCGCCTGGACCACCGTGTACAGCACGGGTACCGCGACCGGCGGCACCCAGACCGTCGCCGTCGGCGGCGCCGGCCGCTACGTGCGGATGTACGGCACCCAGCGGGCCACCGGATACGGCTACTCGCTGTGGGAGTTCCAGGTCTGGGGCGAGACCGGCGGCGGCACCGGTGACCCGGTCGAGCCGACCGACCCGCGTAACCCGAACCTCGGCCCGAACACGTTCGTCTTCGACCCGTCCACCCCCACCGCCACCATCCAGAGCCGGCTGAACACGCTCTTCACCCAGCAGGAGACCAACCAGTTCGGGCCGCAGCGCTACGCCGTGCTGTTCAAGCCCGGCACCTACACCGCCGACGTCAACCTCGGCTTCTTCACCCAGGTCGCCGGACTCGGCATGTCACCCGACGACGTCAACCTCAACGGGCACGTGCGGGTCGAGGCGAACTGGTTCAACGGCAACGCCACCCAGAACTTCTGGCGGGCCGCCGAGAACCTGTCGGTGACGCTGCCCGCCGGTGTGCAGGTGGAACGCTGGGCGGTGTCGCAGGCCGCGCCGTACCGGCGGATGCACCTGCGCGGCGCGCAGAACCAGATCCAACTCTGGAACGGCCACGACGGCTGGTCCAGCGGCGGCCTGATGGCCGACACCCGCATCGACGGCCTGGTCGTCTCCGGCTCACAACAACAGTGGTACTCCCGCAACAGCGAGTTCGGCAACGGCTGGACCGGCTCGGTGTGGAACATGGTCTTCCAGGGCGTGGCCGGCGCACCCGCACCGAGCTTCCCCAACCCGTCGCACACCGTCGTCCCCACCACCCCCGTGGTGCGGGAGAAGCCGTTCCTCTACGTCGACGGCACCGGCGAGTACCGCGTCTTCGTGCCCGCGCTGCGCACCAACTCCACCGGCACCACCTGGTACAACAAGACCCCCGCCGGCTCGTCGATCTCGTTGGCCGACTTCTTCGTCGTCCGGCCCGGCACCTCGGCGGCCACCATCAACGCCGCCCTCACCCAGGGCAAGAACCTGCTGTTCACCCCCGGCGTGCACCGGGTCACCGCACCGATCCAGGTCAACCGGGCCAACACGGTGATCCTCGGCCTCGGCCTGGCCACCATCCAGACCGACAACGGCACCGTCGGCATGCGGGTCGCCGACGTGGACGGCGTCAAGGTCGCCGGCATCATGTTCGAGGCCGGCACCACCACCTCACCGGTCCTGATGGAGGTCGGCCCGTCCGGCTCGTCGGCCGACCACGCCGCCAACCCCACCTCGCTGCACGACGTCTTCTTCCGCATCGGCGGACCGGGCGTCGGCCGCGCCACCACCAGCCTCGTCGTCAACAGCGACGACGTGATCGGCGACCACATGTGGCTGTGGCGCGCCGACCACGGTGACGGCGTCGGCTGGACCGTCAACACCGCCGACACCGGGCTGGTCGTCAACGGCGACGACGTCACCATGTACGGCCTCTTCGTCGAGCACTACCAGAAGTACCAGACGATCTGGAACGGCGACCGCGGGCGCACGTACTTCTACCAGAACGAACTGCCGTACGACCCGCCGAACCAGGCCGCCTGGATGAACGGGTCGACCCGGGGTTACGCCGCGTACAAGGTGGCCGACTCGGTGACCGGTCACCAGGCGTGGGGGCTGGGCAGCTACGCCTACTTCAACGTCGACCCGTCGGTGGTCGCCGAACGCTCCTTCGAGGTCCCGAACAACCCGAACGTGCGCTTCACCAACATGGTGACCGTGTCGCTCGGCGGCGTCGGCACCATCAACCGGATGATCAACAACGCCGGGAACACGGTCAACAGCGCCAACCAGGTCGCGTACCTGACCACCTACCCGTAG